In Halobaculum magnesiiphilum, the following proteins share a genomic window:
- a CDS encoding molybdopterin molybdotransferase MoeA, with protein MSDPVDRETAVSRLRSWFRSHDPAGTAAQIGAAEIAGRTVAEPVVAPADVPARPFATMDGFALASDDTQPRPVEGGVAPEDDPEGLTAGAAVRIATGAPLPDGADAVVPVEASTVVDGALTTDAPAPGTNVFPSGATAAAGDTLFEAGERLSPRHASLLADVGIDRVAVRPRRSAAVLATGTEIAAGEQPDRDSAMLANVLRRWGCDPAVLDPVPDDAGRVADAIAEAADRFDFVVTAGGTSVGAGDHVGAALADTDRLGGDLLFDAVALRPGRPTTAAVVDGTLVCAFPGKPLAAHKAATLVLRPAMTGEHGTATVSATAASFVDLPDGPGAYAVPVHLRDGRAVPAGQGTDSASLYETRFRPGRVSSSTRCTLADGLAVREEPIERGEPVAVTPYEVIE; from the coding sequence ATGAGTGACCCGGTCGATCGGGAGACAGCAGTGAGTCGTCTCCGGTCGTGGTTCCGATCACACGATCCCGCCGGTACAGCCGCACAGATCGGCGCCGCCGAGATAGCCGGTCGGACCGTCGCCGAACCCGTCGTCGCCCCCGCCGACGTTCCGGCGCGACCGTTCGCGACGATGGACGGCTTCGCGCTCGCGAGCGACGACACGCAGCCGCGACCCGTCGAGGGTGGCGTCGCTCCCGAGGACGATCCGGAGGGTCTGACCGCCGGAGCGGCCGTTCGGATCGCGACCGGCGCCCCGTTGCCGGACGGCGCCGACGCGGTCGTGCCGGTCGAGGCGTCGACCGTCGTCGATGGCGCGCTCACGACCGACGCACCCGCTCCCGGGACGAACGTCTTTCCCTCCGGGGCGACCGCCGCAGCCGGTGACACGCTGTTCGAGGCCGGCGAACGACTCTCCCCGCGACACGCCTCGCTACTCGCCGACGTGGGGATCGACCGGGTCGCGGTCCGCCCGAGACGTTCGGCGGCCGTCCTCGCGACGGGGACGGAGATCGCGGCGGGCGAACAGCCCGACCGCGACTCGGCGATGCTGGCGAACGTGCTCCGGCGGTGGGGCTGTGACCCGGCCGTTCTCGATCCGGTTCCCGACGACGCGGGGCGTGTCGCCGACGCGATCGCCGAGGCGGCCGACCGGTTCGACTTCGTCGTCACCGCCGGCGGAACGAGCGTGGGCGCGGGCGACCACGTCGGCGCGGCGCTGGCCGACACCGATCGCCTCGGCGGCGACCTCCTGTTCGACGCCGTCGCGCTCCGCCCAGGACGCCCGACCACGGCGGCCGTCGTCGACGGGACGCTCGTCTGTGCGTTCCCCGGAAAGCCGCTGGCGGCCCACAAGGCGGCGACGCTCGTGCTACGCCCGGCGATGACCGGCGAGCATGGGACGGCGACGGTGTCCGCGACCGCTGCCTCTTTCGTTGACCTCCCCGACGGACCGGGTGCGTACGCGGTGCCGGTCCACCTGCGCGACGGGCGGGCCGTCCCCGCGGGCCAGGGGACCGATTCGGCATCTCTGTACGAGACGCGGTTTCGACCAGGACGCGTCTCCTCGAGCACGCGGTGCACGCTCGCCGACGGTCTCGCCGTCCGCGAAGAGCCCATCGAACGCGGCGAACCGGTCGCCGTCACGCCGTACGAGGTGATAGAGTGA
- a CDS encoding AAA family ATPase: MSERRPTVFADVTDERLRGLFDEQSYVAEDDVVTTVLLALRLGKPLLVEGEPGAGKTELAKVLAAGFDTDLVRLQCYEGLTAESALYEWNYTKQLLAVQSGDDDASVFAEEYLLERPLLRALRGDGDTPPVLLIDEVDRADEEFEALLLEVLSDFQVSVPELGTISAETPPVVIITSNRTRSLSDALKRRCLFLHVSPPSMEKERAILERKVPELDGAVAAELCAMAARIREEPLRKPPGAAETIDWARAVAALRNDDTEPLTPEEVEETLGCLLKEVEDIERVDESLLETLVEAAADARAEVTT; this comes from the coding sequence ATGAGCGAGAGACGGCCGACGGTCTTCGCCGACGTGACCGACGAGCGCCTTCGGGGGCTGTTCGACGAACAGTCGTATGTCGCCGAGGACGACGTCGTGACGACCGTGTTGCTCGCGCTCCGGTTGGGCAAGCCGCTCCTCGTGGAGGGAGAGCCCGGCGCGGGCAAGACGGAGTTGGCGAAGGTGCTCGCGGCGGGCTTCGACACCGACCTCGTGCGACTGCAGTGTTACGAGGGGCTGACCGCCGAGAGCGCGCTGTACGAGTGGAACTACACGAAACAACTGCTCGCGGTGCAGTCGGGCGACGACGACGCCTCGGTGTTCGCGGAGGAGTACCTGCTCGAACGGCCGCTGTTGCGCGCGCTGCGTGGCGACGGCGACACGCCGCCGGTCCTGCTGATCGACGAGGTCGACCGGGCCGACGAGGAGTTCGAGGCGCTGCTGTTGGAGGTACTGAGCGACTTTCAGGTGTCCGTGCCCGAACTCGGCACGATCAGCGCGGAGACGCCGCCGGTCGTGATCATCACCTCGAACCGGACCCGGTCGCTGAGCGACGCACTCAAGCGCCGCTGTCTGTTCCTCCACGTCTCGCCGCCGTCCATGGAGAAGGAGCGAGCCATCCTCGAACGGAAGGTGCCCGAGCTGGACGGCGCCGTCGCCGCCGAACTGTGCGCGATGGCCGCGCGCATCCGGGAGGAGCCGCTGCGCAAGCCCCCGGGTGCCGCCGAGACGATCGACTGGGCCCGCGCCGTCGCCGCGCTCCGGAACGACGACACCGAGCCGCTGACGCCCGAGGAGGTCGAGGAGACGCTCGGCTGCCTGCTCAAGGAAGTCGAGGACATCGAGCGCGTCGACGAGTCGCTGCTCGAGACGCTCGTCGAGGCCGCCGCCGACGCTCGAGCGGAGGTGACCACGTGA
- a CDS encoding DUF7542 family protein, which yields MSTAVLVRCDECSYEETFGSLRAARTALDEHERETAHTVDWYIGGLPPGVERAGDDAGVCGREGCANPDSPLLDREGARSTGPDATRE from the coding sequence ATGTCGACGGCCGTCCTCGTTCGCTGTGACGAGTGTTCCTACGAGGAGACGTTCGGGTCGCTTCGAGCCGCGCGGACGGCGCTCGACGAGCACGAGCGCGAGACGGCCCACACCGTCGACTGGTACATCGGCGGACTCCCGCCCGGCGTGGAGCGCGCAGGTGACGACGCCGGCGTGTGCGGTCGCGAGGGCTGTGCGAACCCCGACTCGCCGCTGTTGGACCGCGAGGGCGCACGTTCCACGGGCCCCGACGCGACGCGGGAGTAA
- a CDS encoding nucleotidyltransferase family protein, protein MTDRAELPVVDPDELGLSGDARETADRPTVGGVVLAAGTSSRFGDENKLLAQINEKPLVRHAVGTLVDSGLDPVVVVTGYEAAAVGAAVDAGPVSVVTTPEYTEGQSASVRAGANAMADAQVDAAVFLPGDMPFVDPSTVRALVDAYVAGAGDALASAYRGRRGNPVLFDRRHFDALRALEGDVGGREVLIGSDDAALVAVADRGVRIDIDTKATLRDHR, encoded by the coding sequence GTGACCGACCGAGCGGAGCTTCCCGTCGTGGATCCGGACGAGCTCGGTTTGTCTGGGGACGCCCGGGAAACCGCCGACCGACCAACCGTTGGCGGGGTCGTGCTCGCGGCGGGAACGAGTAGCCGCTTCGGCGACGAGAACAAACTGCTGGCTCAGATCAACGAGAAGCCGTTGGTGCGACATGCGGTGGGAACGCTCGTCGACAGCGGTCTCGATCCCGTCGTCGTCGTCACCGGTTACGAGGCGGCGGCCGTCGGCGCCGCCGTCGACGCCGGCCCGGTCTCGGTCGTTACGACACCCGAGTACACGGAGGGGCAGTCTGCCTCGGTGCGCGCCGGTGCGAACGCGATGGCCGACGCCCAGGTTGACGCGGCTGTCTTCCTCCCGGGCGACATGCCGTTCGTCGACCCGTCGACCGTTCGAGCGCTGGTCGACGCGTACGTCGCCGGCGCGGGCGACGCCCTCGCGTCTGCGTACCGCGGCCGGCGAGGGAATCCGGTGCTGTTCGACCGCCGGCACTTCGACGCGCTCCGGGCGCTCGAGGGGGACGTAGGCGGTCGGGAGGTCTTGATCGGAAGCGACGACGCAGCGCTCGTCGCCGTCGCCGATCGGGGCGTGAGGATCGACATTGACACGAAGGCGACGCTCCGAGATCACCGGTGA
- a CDS encoding xanthine dehydrogenase family protein molybdopterin-binding subunit → MSIESLDPDEVTAADILGSAIERREDPALITGDAEYTDDIQLADMAHMSVVRSRYGHARIEGVDTSEAEEMSGVIGVYTHDDLHREDTPGGGSFELPTGWLLPSLNNVSHPILAKDHVRYQGDAIAVVVAEDRYQAADAAKAVDVDYDRLDAVTNPDEALDEDAPELHDDAESNVAFDWEIGDEERTAEAFESAAHTTSIDITNQLVIPNAMEPRAAVADYSPGTDELDVFMTTQNPHLHRLLMSGVIGHPEHKLSITAPEVGGGFGSKIHHYGDEALVSWCSKLLERPIKWTATRSETYLTDAPGRGHETNAEIAMNDEGDVIGLRVDTRANLGAYLSTFAPAVPTYLYGTLLSGQYDIPAIYGHVTGAFTNVPPVDAYRGAGRPEASFLVERLMNRAANEIGMDPVEFRKRNFVPDDAFPYETEVAVVYDSGEYEKPMNEALDLLDYENFRERQQEAREEGRYIGIGFSCYIEACGLAPSELAGQLGAQAGLWESSVVRFHPSGTVTAFCGTSGHGQGHSTTYAQIVANELGVDYDDVEIVEGDTDEIPHGMGTYGSRSAAVGGSSLVMSARKVVDKAKEIAAHQLEADPEDIEFAEGEFTVAGAPERGMTIQEVATQSYLAHDMPEDTEPGLEATSFYDPDNFVFPFGTHAAIVEVDPETGEISFEKYVAVDDVGNQINPKIVEGQVHGGIAQGVGQALYEGAEYDDNGTLVTGSLQDYAVPKAEHIPEMTTESTVTPSPHNPLGVKGVGEAGTIAAPQAVVNAVTDALEPFGVEGVEMPMTPERVWKAVNEGATADGGEPVDGADADTMDDPDADAADGGER, encoded by the coding sequence ATGAGCATCGAGTCGCTCGACCCCGACGAGGTGACCGCGGCCGACATCCTGGGCTCGGCCATCGAACGACGGGAGGACCCGGCACTCATCACCGGTGACGCGGAGTACACAGACGACATTCAGCTGGCCGATATGGCACACATGTCGGTCGTGCGCAGTCGATACGGCCACGCCCGAATCGAGGGCGTGGACACGAGCGAGGCCGAGGAGATGTCGGGCGTGATCGGCGTGTACACCCACGACGACCTCCACCGCGAGGACACGCCCGGTGGCGGCTCCTTCGAGCTACCGACGGGCTGGCTCCTCCCGAGCCTCAACAACGTCTCTCACCCGATCCTCGCGAAGGACCACGTCCGCTATCAGGGCGACGCCATCGCGGTCGTCGTTGCGGAGGATCGCTACCAGGCGGCCGACGCGGCGAAGGCCGTAGACGTGGACTACGACCGTCTCGACGCGGTGACCAACCCCGACGAGGCGCTCGACGAGGACGCCCCGGAGCTCCACGACGACGCCGAGAGCAACGTCGCGTTCGACTGGGAGATCGGCGACGAGGAGAGGACCGCCGAGGCGTTCGAGTCGGCCGCGCACACCACGAGCATCGACATCACGAACCAACTCGTGATCCCGAACGCGATGGAGCCGCGGGCGGCGGTCGCCGACTACAGCCCGGGGACCGACGAGCTGGACGTGTTCATGACGACGCAGAACCCCCACCTTCACCGCCTGCTCATGTCGGGGGTGATCGGCCACCCCGAGCACAAGCTCAGCATCACGGCGCCGGAGGTCGGCGGCGGGTTCGGCTCGAAGATCCACCACTACGGCGACGAGGCGCTCGTTTCGTGGTGTTCGAAGCTCCTCGAACGCCCGATCAAGTGGACGGCGACGCGCTCGGAGACGTACCTCACGGACGCGCCCGGTCGCGGCCACGAGACAAACGCGGAGATCGCGATGAACGACGAGGGCGACGTGATCGGCCTCCGGGTCGACACTCGCGCCAACCTCGGCGCGTACCTCTCTACGTTCGCGCCTGCGGTGCCGACGTACCTGTACGGCACGCTCCTGTCGGGCCAGTACGACATCCCCGCGATCTACGGCCACGTCACCGGCGCGTTCACGAACGTTCCGCCGGTGGACGCCTACCGCGGCGCCGGCCGCCCGGAGGCGTCGTTCCTCGTCGAGCGGCTGATGAACCGCGCGGCCAACGAGATCGGGATGGACCCGGTGGAGTTCCGGAAGCGGAACTTCGTCCCGGACGACGCGTTCCCCTACGAGACGGAGGTCGCCGTCGTCTACGACAGCGGCGAGTACGAGAAGCCGATGAACGAGGCGCTGGACCTCCTGGATTACGAGAACTTCCGCGAGCGTCAACAGGAGGCACGCGAGGAGGGTCGCTACATCGGGATCGGCTTCTCCTGCTACATCGAAGCCTGTGGGCTCGCACCCTCCGAACTCGCCGGGCAGCTCGGCGCGCAGGCCGGGCTGTGGGAGTCGAGCGTCGTGCGCTTTCACCCATCGGGCACCGTCACCGCCTTCTGTGGCACGTCGGGGCACGGACAGGGCCACTCGACGACGTACGCGCAGATCGTCGCCAACGAGCTCGGTGTCGACTACGACGACGTGGAGATCGTCGAGGGCGACACCGACGAGATCCCCCACGGGATGGGGACGTACGGCTCGCGCTCGGCCGCGGTCGGCGGGAGTTCGCTCGTGATGAGCGCCCGGAAGGTGGTGGACAAGGCGAAAGAGATCGCAGCCCACCAGCTGGAGGCCGACCCCGAGGACATCGAGTTCGCGGAGGGCGAGTTCACAGTCGCCGGCGCGCCCGAGCGCGGCATGACGATCCAGGAGGTCGCGACGCAGTCGTACCTCGCTCACGACATGCCCGAGGACACGGAGCCGGGACTGGAGGCCACGTCCTTCTACGATCCGGACAACTTCGTGTTCCCGTTCGGGACGCACGCCGCGATCGTCGAGGTCGACCCCGAGACCGGCGAGATCTCCTTCGAGAAGTACGTCGCCGTCGACGACGTGGGCAACCAGATCAACCCCAAGATCGTCGAGGGACAGGTCCACGGCGGCATCGCGCAGGGCGTCGGCCAGGCGCTGTACGAGGGTGCCGAGTACGACGACAACGGAACGCTAGTCACGGGGTCGTTGCAGGACTACGCCGTGCCGAAAGCCGAACACATCCCCGAGATGACGACCGAGTCGACCGTCACGCCGAGCCCGCACAACCCGCTCGGGGTGAAAGGCGTCGGCGAGGCCGGCACCATCGCCGCGCCGCAAGCCGTCGTCAACGCGGTCACGGACGCGCTGGAGCCCTTCGGCGTCGAGGGCGTGGAGATGCCGATGACGCCCGAGCGGGTCTGGAAGGCCGTCAACGAGGGCGCGACCGCCGACGGAGGGGAACCCGTCGACGGCGCAGATGCCGACACAATGGACGACCCGGACGCCGACGCGGCCGACGGGGGTGAGCGCTGA
- a CDS encoding HalOD1 output domain-containing protein produces the protein MDESGAPTDVPARVTWRDREWTRTARRRYDPEASADLSNVIAATIADAGDVVPTGLPGPPLYECIDIDAVTRFVENGGNPGAGRRDSVRFGHDGSLVEVRADGWVSVFAPIDDAD, from the coding sequence ATGGATGAATCGGGCGCGCCGACCGACGTGCCGGCGCGAGTCACGTGGCGGGATCGGGAGTGGACGCGGACCGCGCGGCGACGGTACGATCCGGAGGCGAGCGCCGATCTCTCGAACGTGATCGCGGCGACGATCGCCGACGCCGGCGACGTGGTCCCCACCGGGTTACCCGGGCCACCGCTGTACGAGTGCATCGACATCGATGCGGTCACCCGGTTCGTCGAGAACGGCGGGAACCCCGGCGCGGGCCGCCGCGACTCCGTCAGGTTCGGTCACGACGGTTCGCTGGTCGAGGTTCGGGCCGACGGGTGGGTCAGCGTGTTCGCGCCGATCGACGACGCGGACTGA
- a CDS encoding CoxG family protein codes for MNFNGTFELEDTTVEEVWLALSDPVLIADSLPGCEFLLHVESDDVDFEELSERASEREEELTGDPETIAERAFREGEWYAGLVQVSVGPVNPTFETVVRIDERDQPRMHASGEGTSGDSSFEMSSGMELHETDDGGVAVEWETEADVFGKVAGMGQRVINPVANRIVKRFFSGVQSTLRDLQLSDADTPDPDEDDEGEDRGIVDRLLGRSSADSS; via the coding sequence ATGAACTTCAACGGCACCTTCGAGTTGGAGGACACGACCGTCGAGGAGGTGTGGCTCGCGCTGTCGGACCCGGTGTTGATCGCCGACTCCCTCCCCGGCTGTGAGTTCCTGTTACACGTCGAGAGCGACGACGTGGACTTCGAGGAGCTCTCCGAGCGGGCGAGCGAGCGCGAGGAGGAACTGACGGGCGACCCGGAGACGATCGCCGAGCGGGCGTTCCGCGAGGGCGAGTGGTACGCCGGGCTGGTACAGGTGAGCGTCGGGCCGGTGAACCCGACCTTCGAGACGGTAGTGCGTATCGACGAGCGCGATCAGCCGCGGATGCACGCCTCCGGAGAGGGAACGTCCGGCGACAGCTCCTTCGAGATGTCCTCCGGCATGGAACTCCACGAGACGGACGACGGCGGCGTCGCCGTCGAGTGGGAGACGGAGGCCGACGTGTTCGGCAAGGTCGCCGGGATGGGCCAGCGCGTCATCAACCCCGTCGCCAACCGCATCGTGAAGCGGTTCTTCTCCGGGGTACAGTCGACGCTGCGCGACCTCCAACTGTCGGACGCGGACACACCCGACCCCGACGAGGACGACGAGGGGGAGGACAGGGGTATCGTCGATCGACTACTCGGGCGGTCTTCCGCCGACTCCTCATGA
- a CDS encoding FAD binding domain-containing protein: protein MFPDEFDYYAAESVPEALELLDEHSDAETELLAGGHSLLPAMKSGLSSPDVLIDVSGIDALHGVSVEGDTLSIGAMTTYSDLLDVDAAHEHAPAFTAAVEQVGDEQVRNRGTVGGNLAHADPASDLPGAALASDATVVAEGPDGEREIPIDDYFFGMYATALDPGELVTRVEIPSAADAAGAYAKKPSPSSGYAMVGVAALIETDGDTVTGARVGANGVLDHGVRLEPVEEALVGSTLDDDAVEVAASVATDEVDEMMMMSDLQASAEFRATLLEAYTKRALAAAADTATPRAAD from the coding sequence ATGTTCCCCGACGAGTTCGACTACTACGCGGCCGAGAGCGTCCCCGAGGCGCTGGAGTTGCTCGACGAGCACTCGGACGCTGAGACGGAACTGCTCGCGGGCGGACACAGCCTGCTCCCGGCGATGAAAAGCGGGCTATCCAGCCCTGACGTGCTCATCGACGTGAGCGGGATCGACGCGCTCCACGGCGTCTCCGTCGAGGGCGACACGCTGTCGATCGGCGCGATGACGACCTACAGCGACCTGCTCGACGTGGATGCCGCCCACGAACACGCCCCGGCGTTCACCGCCGCGGTGGAGCAGGTCGGCGACGAGCAGGTCAGAAACCGCGGCACCGTCGGCGGCAACCTCGCGCACGCGGACCCGGCCTCCGACCTCCCCGGGGCGGCGCTGGCGTCGGACGCGACCGTCGTCGCCGAGGGGCCGGACGGGGAACGCGAGATCCCGATCGACGACTACTTCTTCGGGATGTACGCCACGGCGCTGGATCCCGGGGAACTCGTCACGCGCGTCGAGATCCCGTCGGCCGCCGACGCGGCGGGGGCGTACGCCAAGAAGCCGTCGCCCTCCTCCGGGTACGCGATGGTCGGCGTCGCCGCGCTCATCGAGACCGACGGTGACACCGTCACCGGCGCGCGCGTCGGCGCAAACGGCGTGCTCGATCACGGCGTCCGGCTGGAACCCGTCGAGGAGGCCCTCGTGGGCTCGACGCTCGACGACGACGCGGTCGAGGTGGCGGCGTCGGTCGCGACCGACGAGGTCGACGAGATGATGATGATGAGCGACCTGCAGGCGTCGGCGGAGTTCCGCGCAACGCTGCTCGAAGCGTACACGAAACGTGCGCTCGCGGCGGCCGCCGACACGGCGACGCCGCGGGCGGCCGACTGA
- a CDS encoding DUF7344 domain-containing protein, which produces MTGDRFDSEGESLARKSAAPLVPQRTVCPDFVFEALNDRRRRVVCRMLAEEGDQDVTRLAASVAASERQLASPAESVDRCEQLYTALYHQHVPKLASMKVISFDREEGTVSPGERFGPVVDALGAVETALDCSDAVERGRMDG; this is translated from the coding sequence ATGACGGGAGACCGGTTCGACTCGGAGGGGGAGAGTCTCGCCCGGAAATCGGCGGCGCCGCTGGTGCCGCAGCGAACTGTCTGCCCCGACTTCGTGTTCGAGGCGCTGAACGACAGGCGGCGGCGGGTCGTCTGTCGGATGCTCGCCGAGGAGGGCGACCAGGACGTGACGAGACTCGCGGCGAGCGTGGCCGCGAGCGAACGCCAGTTGGCAAGTCCCGCGGAGTCGGTCGACAGGTGCGAACAGCTGTACACCGCTCTCTACCACCAGCACGTTCCCAAGTTGGCGTCGATGAAAGTCATCTCGTTCGACCGTGAGGAGGGGACCGTCTCACCCGGGGAACGGTTCGGGCCCGTCGTCGACGCGCTGGGTGCCGTCGAGACCGCCCTGGACTGTTCTGACGCCGTCGAACGGGGGCGAATGGATGGATGA
- a CDS encoding VWA domain-containing protein: MIPDDDGGFDGTDADRVDEGPEFGSGDTPAFRAARDHVREELVRFVRALRRAGVAVPANAGTTAARALVEVGFDDEGTARAALRACLVSDPESIETFDRQFREFWRRLTAGLNPAGPAPRTAAEDGPEGALAPMGEGAPAEDPDADATGAAADTAGDVDPDPSAVARASLGATVSGADGDDDDDAERVDRAWYSPTGSPDPVSGAVDAEPEVGEAVAELTRGLESLRGRRWRPGDERVDVRRSLRTSVGTGGTVVSLPKRERVPNDVRAVWLVDVSRSVLDTVDRSVLLATLRRAKAEWRHCRIVFFDETAREVSAAFDEPTPGAALAALERAETEWGGGTRIGASIGEILETAPEAFDRRTVVFVVSDGLEMGDADELSRVLATLSRRTAGIVWLNPLAASSTYEPTARGMSRARPFVDGLFAFGTAADLVEVGRQLRRHGLGGRIGYEYDPRRGVGRARRDTA, translated from the coding sequence GTGATTCCCGACGACGACGGTGGTTTCGACGGGACCGACGCGGACCGCGTTGACGAGGGTCCGGAGTTCGGTTCGGGGGACACGCCGGCGTTCCGCGCCGCCCGGGACCACGTGCGCGAGGAACTCGTCCGCTTCGTCCGGGCGCTCCGGCGCGCGGGAGTGGCGGTTCCGGCAAACGCGGGGACGACCGCGGCCCGCGCGCTCGTCGAGGTCGGGTTCGACGACGAGGGGACCGCGCGGGCGGCGCTCCGGGCGTGTCTCGTCTCCGACCCCGAGTCGATCGAGACGTTCGACCGTCAGTTTCGCGAGTTCTGGCGTCGGCTCACAGCCGGCCTCAACCCCGCAGGGCCGGCGCCCCGGACGGCGGCGGAGGACGGTCCCGAGGGGGCGCTGGCGCCGATGGGCGAGGGTGCCCCTGCTGAGGACCCGGACGCTGACGCGACCGGGGCGGCCGCGGACACCGCCGGCGACGTGGACCCCGATCCCTCGGCCGTCGCAAGGGCATCGCTCGGAGCGACCGTTTCGGGCGCTGACGGCGACGATGACGACGACGCCGAACGCGTCGATCGCGCGTGGTACAGCCCGACGGGCAGTCCGGATCCGGTGTCGGGCGCCGTCGACGCCGAGCCGGAGGTGGGTGAGGCGGTCGCGGAGTTGACCCGTGGGTTGGAGTCACTTCGCGGTCGCCGGTGGCGCCCCGGCGACGAGCGTGTCGACGTCCGTCGCTCGCTTCGGACGAGCGTCGGGACGGGCGGGACCGTCGTGTCGCTCCCGAAGCGCGAGCGTGTTCCGAACGACGTTCGGGCCGTCTGGCTTGTCGACGTGAGCCGGTCGGTGCTCGACACGGTCGATCGGTCGGTCCTGCTCGCGACGCTCAGGCGCGCAAAGGCCGAATGGCGGCACTGCCGGATCGTCTTCTTCGACGAGACAGCTCGGGAAGTGTCGGCCGCCTTCGACGAGCCCACGCCCGGGGCGGCGCTGGCCGCGCTCGAACGCGCCGAAACCGAGTGGGGCGGCGGGACCCGGATCGGCGCCTCGATCGGCGAGATCCTCGAGACAGCCCCGGAAGCGTTCGACCGACGAACGGTCGTGTTCGTCGTGAGCGACGGGCTGGAGATGGGCGACGCGGACGAACTCTCTCGCGTCCTCGCGACGCTCTCGCGACGGACCGCCGGGATCGTCTGGCTCAACCCGCTGGCGGCGTCGTCGACGTACGAGCCGACAGCGCGCGGGATGTCGCGTGCGCGACCGTTCGTGGACGGGCTGTTCGCGTTCGGCACCGCCGCCGACCTCGTGGAGGTCGGCCGGCAACTCCGTCGCCACGGACTGGGCGGGCGTATCGGCTACGAATACGACCCACGACGGGGGGTCGGGCGGGCCCGTCGAGACACTGCATGA
- a CDS encoding (2Fe-2S)-binding protein — translation MTEHDITLTVNGTEHDLTVEARTLLAHALRDELGYTGTNIGCESSLCGACTVEMDGEAVKSCTALAVQADGAEITTVEGLSDGGEMHAIQRAFQEEHGLQCGYCTPGMMMTSVEILKENPNPTREEIREGLEGNLCRCTGYQNIVNAVQNAAESMGSGAVADGGTRDGGGSAGDGPATDGGTVVDACDAPGGCGCADEFDTAGGGDSR, via the coding sequence ATGACGGAACACGACATCACACTCACGGTCAACGGCACGGAACACGACCTGACGGTCGAGGCACGGACCCTGCTCGCACACGCGCTGCGCGACGAGCTGGGGTACACGGGAACGAACATCGGCTGCGAGAGCAGCCTCTGTGGCGCATGTACGGTCGAGATGGACGGCGAAGCGGTCAAGTCCTGCACCGCGCTGGCGGTCCAGGCCGACGGCGCCGAGATCACGACCGTCGAAGGACTCTCGGATGGCGGCGAGATGCACGCCATCCAGCGGGCGTTCCAGGAGGAACACGGGCTCCAGTGCGGCTACTGCACGCCCGGCATGATGATGACCTCCGTGGAGATCCTCAAGGAGAACCCGAACCCCACGCGAGAGGAGATCCGCGAGGGGCTGGAGGGGAACCTCTGTCGATGCACCGGCTATCAGAACATCGTCAACGCCGTCCAGAACGCCGCCGAGTCGATGGGATCGGGCGCCGTCGCCGACGGCGGCACCCGAGACGGGGGCGGCAGCGCCGGCGACGGGCCCGCGACCGACGGCGGGACGGTCGTCGACGCCTGCGACGCGCCGGGGGGCTGTGGCTGTGCGGACGAGTTCGACACCGCAGGCGGAGGTGACTCGCGATGA
- a CDS encoding competence/damage-inducible protein A — MNVAIVTVGDEVLAGETTNTNASWLADEISRRGARVRRILTMPDDRTAIADRVRAWTDAYDAVIVTGGLGGTHDDVTADAIADAFDRELAVREEVHEAVLETVAAYRDANPDLVEAHELDIDVTAWASLPEGARYVPNDDGLCPGFVLENVYAMPGVPSEVRAVFGRVADEFAGDEVARTLYTPQPEGSMVGALDGARDRFAVAIGSYPDTEGHNRLTVRGDDPDAVDEAFEWLAERVETVEE, encoded by the coding sequence ATGAACGTCGCAATCGTCACCGTCGGTGACGAGGTGCTCGCCGGGGAGACGACGAACACGAACGCCTCGTGGCTGGCGGACGAAATATCACGACGGGGCGCACGCGTCCGGCGGATCCTCACGATGCCCGACGATCGGACGGCGATCGCGGATCGGGTCCGTGCGTGGACAGACGCGTACGACGCGGTGATCGTCACCGGCGGACTCGGCGGCACCCACGACGACGTGACTGCCGACGCCATCGCCGACGCGTTCGACCGCGAGCTGGCCGTTCGCGAGGAGGTTCACGAGGCCGTCCTCGAGACGGTCGCCGCCTACCGCGATGCGAACCCCGACCTCGTCGAGGCACACGAGCTGGATATCGACGTCACCGCGTGGGCGTCGCTTCCCGAGGGCGCGCGATACGTCCCGAACGACGACGGACTCTGTCCGGGGTTCGTCCTGGAGAACGTGTACGCGATGCCGGGCGTCCCGAGCGAGGTGCGGGCCGTCTTCGGCCGCGTGGCCGACGAGTTCGCCGGCGACGAGGTGGCTCGTACGCTGTACACGCCACAGCCCGAGGGGTCGATGGTCGGGGCGCTCGACGGCGCCCGCGACCGCTTCGCTGTCGCGATCGGGAGCTATCCCGACACCGAGGGCCACAACCGGCTGACGGTCCGCGGCGACGACCCCGACGCCGTCGACGAGGCGTTCGAGTGGCTCGCCGAGCGTGTCGAGACGGTCGAGGAGTGA